Proteins co-encoded in one Capsicum annuum cultivar UCD-10X-F1 chromosome 9, UCD10Xv1.1, whole genome shotgun sequence genomic window:
- the LOC107853385 gene encoding serine/threonine-protein kinase KIPK1 has protein sequence MGSYSGSCEIIEVKDELELFQRSERSRQVRESGRKQKPPLVRKGPNKFLEDDINHLFASIDLRSSKSLDLSDHVTRDASKRPMRGGGSHSPGIGFSEPVSLKQALRGLCISQAAEMAAMKRLSKPPGSPSVTEAGRITNSFRFADTSESGFTHAERLVQDERTSGIFDKVPHYRQELYVKSANQSPHSSPRLVVKPSISMRQNNRIVPSESTSNSFQRTPQYIGNPKLQLAGQSTSCSPKFVSKQPIKSAESIGKQNERIFPEENVPNSGKKVSQQLTQAKVNLPNQNTSCSPRLVDKPVIVSAESTARQNERMMPAESTSSTSQKMSRHLQETKMKLPDQSVLPSPRSIEVPIIQSFNSPRPKKENAAVLNHHEIKLPRTVSIEEEIQTSAAGSSSFTSGNDVVGSGPQSSQQNCNRSVVTSFRIANKKAPKLRRKAILQNVSSSSATRSNKESKSNKSTTHTAKPAVKNKTLVKKKAKPEAAVTSGTSNLTSEVYGPMESPKQLICQQCQCALKNVGNKSGKGPAIQGSGCTAAEASENNNNCHAAKPGFTSNGHDNRVSTPVSKLNKATKSREQGDFSQSSKSSIGDYSCSTTISDESNLSGSSTGNRPHMSKDGRWEAISQLRKRHGFLGLSHFNLLKKLGCGDIGTVYLAELLETNCLFAIKVMDNEFLARRKKLPRAQTEREILRMLDHPFLPTLYAQFTSDNLSCLVMEFCPGGDLHVLRQKQPCRNFPEAAARFYVAEVLLALEYLHMLGVVYRDLKPENILVREDGHIMVTDFDLSLRCSVNPTLLKSSSPGMEAPRISGPCRGSSCIDPFCSGPSCQVSCFSPRILPANARARKLKAEAAAFNRSLPQLVVEPTEARSNSFVGTHEYLAPEIIKGEGHGSAVDWWTLGVFLYELLYGKTPFKGAGNEETLANVVMQNLRFPDGPLVSFQARDLIRGLLVKEPENRLGTETGAAEIKRHPFFDGLNWALIRCAIPPEVPDLCDIGVSKLVYQEKSRMFLEYSSSKEHLEFELF, from the exons ATGGGTTCATATTCTGGTAGTTGTGAAATTATTGAGGTGAAAGATGAGCTGGAATTGTTTCAACGTTCTGAAAGGTCTCGTCAAGTACGCGAATCTGGCAGAAAACAGAAGCCTCCTTTGGTTAGGAAAGGACCTAATAAGTTCTTAGAAGATGATATTAATCATCTTTTTGCATCCATTGATCTAAGATCGTCAAAAAGTCTGGATTTGTCGGATCACGTGACAAGAGATGCCTCAAAAAGGCCAATGAGAGGCGGTGGATCTCATTCTCCGGGAATTGGGTTTTCAGAGCCAGTCTCTCTAAAGCAGGCCTTACGGGGTTTATGCATTTCACAGGCGGCAGAAATGGCTGCAATGAAGCGGTTGTCCAAGCCACCGGGTTCTCCAAGCGTTACAGAAGCTGGAAGGATTACAAACTCTTTCAGGTTTGCAGATACAAGTGAATCTGGTTTCACTCACGCAGAAAGACTAGTACAAGATGAAAGAACTTCAGGAATATTCGACAAAGTGCCCCATTACCGCCAAGAACTGTATGTTAAGTCAGCAAACCAGAGTCCCCATTCTTCTCCACGACTTGTCGTTAAGCCATCCATCTCAATGCGTCAAAATAACAGAATAGTGCCATCAGAAAGCACGTCTAACTCTTTTCAGAGGACGCCTCAGTACATTGGAAATCCGAAGCTACAGTTAGCAGGTCAAAGTACCTCTTGTTCTCCTAAGTTTGTTAGTAAACAGCCTATTAAGAGTGCAGAGTCCATTGGCAAGCAAAATGAGAGAATATTTCCAGAGGAAAATGTCCCAAACTCCGGTAAAAAGGTTTCTCAACAGCTTACACAAGCAAAGGTGAATTTACCAAACCAAAACACCTCGTGTTCTCCTAGACTTGTTGATAAGCCAGTCATTGTGTCTGCTGAGTCAACTGCGCGGCAAAATGAGAGGATGATGCCAGCAGAAAGCACTTCAAGCACTTCTCAAAAGATGTCTCGACACCTCCAAGAAACCAAGATGAAGTTACCAGACCAAAGTGTCCTGCCTTCTCCTAGATCGATTGAAGTGCCAATTATTCAGAGTTTTAACTCCCCTCGCCCGAAAAAGGAGAATGCAGCTGTGTTGAATCATCATGAGATTAAATTACCACGAACTGTGTCAATTGAGGAAGAAATCCAAACTTCAGCTGCAGGCTCATCGTCATTTACCTCTGGTAATGATGTTGTGGGGTCTGGACCACAAAGTTCGCAGCAAAATTGCAATAGAAGTGTGGTTACATCATTTAGAATAGCAAACAAAAAAGCTCCTAAGCTGAGACGGAAAGCCATATTGCAAAATGTCTCTTCATCTAGTGCCACGAGAAGCAACAAGGAGAGTAAATCAAACAAAAGCACCACTCATACTGCAAAGCCAGCAGTCAAGAACAAGACCCTTGTCAAGAAGAAAGCGAAACCGGAAGCAGCAGTGACATCCGGCACTTCTAATCTGACCTCTGAAGTATATGGTCCAATGGAATCACCTAAACAACTTATCTGTCAGCAATGTCAGTGTGCTCTCAAAAACGTAGGAAACAAGTCTGGTAAGGGACCTGCAATTCAAGGTTCTGGATGTACAGCCGCTGAAGCAAGTGAAAATAACAATAACTGTCATGCTGCAAAACCAGGATTCACCAGTAATGGCCATGATAACAGGGTTAGTACCCCTGTCTCGAAACTCAACAAGGCAACAAAATCTAGAGAGCAAGGAGACTTTTCACAGAGCTCAAAAAGTAGTATTGGTGATTACAGTTGTAGCACAACCATCAGTGACGAGAGCAATCTAAGTGGTTCTAGTACTGGGAATAGGCCACACATGTCTAAAGACGGCCGTTGGGAGGCTATCAGTCAGTTGAGGAAACGTCATGGATTTTTAGGATTAAGTCATTTCAATTTATTGAAGAAGCTTGGTTGTGGAGACATTGGCACAGTATATCTTGCTGAGCTGCTGGAAACTAACTGCTTGTTTGCAATAAAAGTTATGGATAATGAATTCTTGGCAAGAAGGAAAAAGTTGCCAAGGGCCCAAACTGAAAGAGAGATTTTGAGAATGCTAGATCACCCTTTTCTACCAACGCTCTATGCGCAGTTTACATCAGATAACCTATCATGCTTAGTTATGGAGTTTTGTCCAGGTGGtgatttgcatgtcctcaggcagaAGCAGCCATGCAGAAATTTTCCTGAAGCAGCAGCACG GTTTTATGTGGCTGAAGTCCTCCTTGCTCTGGAGTATCTGCATATGCTTGGAGTTGTATACCGGGATTTGAAACCTGAAAACATACTGGTCCGGGAAGATGGTCACATCATGGTTACTGATTTTGACCTCTCACTCAGATGTTCGGTTAATCCCACTCTTCTAAAATCATCTTCACCTGGCATGGAGGCTCCGAGGATATCTGGTCCGTGCAGGGGCTCTAGCTGCATTGATCCATTTTGTTCAGGACCGTCATGTCAAGTTTCTTGCTTTAGCCCCAGAATTTTACCTGCCAACGCACGAGCAAGAAAGCTGAAAGCAGAAGCTGCAGCCTTTAACAGATCATTGCCACAGCTTGTAGTAGAGCCAACAGAAGCACGGTCCAATTCATTTGTCGGTACACATGAATATTTGGCTCCTGAGATCATTAAAGGCGAGGGCCACGGGAGTGCTGTTGATTGGTGGACACTAGGTGTTTTTCTTTATGAGCTTCTATATGGGAAGACACCATTTAAAGGTGCTGGAAATGAAGAAACTTTGGCCAATGTGGTCATGCAGAACCTCCGATTCCCCGATGGCCCGCTTGTTAGTTTTCAGGCAAGGGATCTCATTAGAGGACTACTTGTGAAGGAGCCTGAGAATCGATTGGGAACGGAGACAGGAGCTGCTGAGATTAAACGACACCCCTTCTTCGACGGTCTGAACTGGGCATTGATAAGATGTGCCATTCCACCAGAAGTACCTGATCTTTGTGACAttggagtttcaaaactagtttaTCAGGAGAAGAGCAGAATGTTTTTAGAGTATAGTTCCTCCAAAGAGCATTTAGAATTTGAGTTGTTTTAG
- the LOC107853387 gene encoding protein BUD31 homolog 2: MPKVKTNRVKYPEGWELIEPTLSELQAKMREAENDPHDGKRKCEALWPIFKIAHQKSRYIFDLFHRRKEISKELYEFCMDQGYADRNLIAKWKKPGYERLCCLRCMQPRDHNFQTTCVCRVPQHLREEKVIECVHCGCKGCASGD; this comes from the exons ATGCCTAAAGTGAAAACAAACCGTGTCAAATATCCAGAGGGATGGGAATTGATTGAACCTACTCTTAGTGAACTGCAAGCAAAAATGAGAGAAG CTGAGAATGATCCTCATGATGGCAAAAGAAAATGCGAGGCTTTGTGGCCTATTTTCAAAATTGCCCATCAGAAGAGCCGGTATATTTTTGATCTCTTTCACAGGAGGAAAGAGATTTCCAAGGAATTATATGAGTTCTGCATGGATCAAGGATATGCTGATCGAAATTTGATTGCGAAATGGAAAAAA CCTGGTTATGAACGGCTCTGCTGTTTGAGGTGCATGCAACCTCGGGATCACAACTTTCAAACAACCTGTGTCTGCCGAGTTCCACAGCATCTAAGGGAGGAGAAAGTTATTGAATGTGTCCATTGCGGCTGTAAAGGTTGTGCAAGTGGAGATTAA
- the LOC107853386 gene encoding ankyrin repeat domain-containing protein EMB506, chloroplastic has product MVVLQCNPTSPFTELWPTKVTTTTYTSSFVSSTAVSFRFSRRINMGYCSFQRIFRRGSVVSLRKDDFWEDPDDGSDSEDDDDEEEVVESSLEYGDENKVMVNSTNGMSTSEEEFVKEVEQLLTPEEREILYRNQTPALDKISTEKWNPLHTFALAGQIRFMDKLLEEGLDIDVVDKEGQTALHHAVFGKKEAVISHLLRKGANPQVRDTNGITPLHYAVQVGAMQTVKMLIKYKVDVNVADNEGWTPLHVAIQSRNRDIAKILLVNGADKYRKNKDGKTPLDISLCYGKDFKSYDLAKLLKLVPANTEL; this is encoded by the exons ATGGTAGTGTTACAGTGTAATCCAACTTCTCCATTTACAGAGCTATGGCCAACTAAAGTTACAACTACTACTTATACCTCCAGTTTTGTTAGCTCTACTGCTGTTTCTTTCAGATTTTCAAGAAGAATCAATATGGGGTATTGTTCTTTTCAAAGAATTTTTAGAAGGGGTAGTGTAGTTAGCTTAAGGAAAGATGATTTTTGGGAAGATCCTGATGATGGTAGTGATagtgaagatgatgatgatgaagaagaagttgtTGAGAGTAGTTTGGAATATGGAGATGAAAATAAAGTAATGGTTAATTCTACAAATGGGATGTCTACTAGTGAAGAGGAGTTTGTGAAAG AGGTTGAGCAGCTTTTAACCCCAGAGGAAAGGGAAATTTTGTATCGCAATCAAACTCCAGCGCTGGATAAGATATCAACG GAAAAATGGAACCCTCTTCACACTTTTGCACTAGCAGGGCAGATACGGTTTATGGATAAACTTTTGGAGGAGGGTcttgatattgatgttgttgaCAAG GAAGGACAAACAGCTCTTCACCATGCTGTTTTTGGTAAAAAAGAGGCTGTTATCAGTCATCTTCTAAGAAAAGGCGCGAATCCTCAAGTTAGGGATACG AACGGTATCACCCCGCTACATTATGCAGTTCAAGTAGGAGCTATGCAAACTgttaaaatgttgatcaaataCAAGGTTGATGTGAATGTTGCTGATAAT GAGGGTTGGACGCCATTGCACGTAGCCATACAAAGCAGAAACAGAGATATAGCGAAAATTCTTCTAGTCAATGGAGCAGATAAGTACAGAAAGAATAAG GATGGAAAGACTCCCCTTGATATTAGCCTTTGTTATGGCAAAGATTTCAAGTCTTATGATCTGGCCAAGTTACTGAAGCTTGTTCCTGCTAATACAGAACTTTGA